TCTTGAGCCGGTAAGAGAGTTTTATAACCTTGAAGGCCTCTGGCCAGAGGCTCCGAGAGTTGAGATAGAGTGAGACCTGTCATACTTATTGTCCTCGACGGCTGGGGTATAAACCCGCAAAAAAAAGGGAATGCCCAGCTCCTTGCAAAAACTCCATTCATAAGTAAAATCTTTAAGGAATATCCTCATACGGAATTGGAAACATCAGGCCTGTCAGTGGGACTGCCGAAAGGCCAGATGGGGAATTCTGAGGTGGGACATCTTACTATGGGCGCGGGAAGGATTGTTTATCAGGAGCTTACCAGAATAGATAAAGAGATAGAGACCGGGGCATTCTTCAAAAACAAAACCCTGTTGGAATCCATGTCTGCAATAAAAAAGAAAAACAGCGCGCTCCACCTTATGGGGCTTGTGTCGGACGGCGGCGTTCACAGCCATATAAATCACCTCTTTACATTATTGGATATGGCCAAACAAAATGGTTTAAAGAAGGTTTTTATCCATGCGTTTCTGGATGGAAGAGATACATCGCCGACCAGCGGCAAGGGCTATATTGAGCAATTGCAGGCGCATCTTGATAAGACAGGCATTGGCAGGATAGCCACAATCTCCGGCCGCTACTATGCAATGGACAGGGACAATCGATGGGAGCGTGTAGAAAAGGCATACAAGGCATTGGCACTCGGCGAAGGAAGGCTATCGGCAAATCCTGTTGAGGCGGTTCTTTCAGCCTATGAGAAGGGCGAGACCGATGAATTTGTGATGCCTGCTGTCATAATGAGCAATAATAAGCCTGTGGCTGTAATAAAAGATGGAGACGGGATAATCTTTTTTAATTTCAGGGCAGACAGGGCAAGGGAGCTGACAAGGGCGTTTACGCAGGAAGGATTTAAAGGATTTAACAGGGAGAATAAGTTAAATTTATCCGCCTATGTATGCCTTACAGAATACGACGCAACATTTAACATCCCTGTTGCATTTCCCCAGCAGAGTTTAAAAAACATCCTCGGCGAGCTTTTGAGCAAAAATAATATAAAACAGCTAAGGATAGCAGAGACAGAAAAATATGCCCATATAACCTTTTTCTTTAACGGCGGGGTAGAAAAACCCTTTCTCATGGAAGAAAGGGTACTCATACCCTCGCCGAGGGATGTCCCGACCTACGACAAGAAACCTGAAATGAGCGCATATCTGGTTACAGATGAACTGGAAAAGAGGATAAAAAACGGAGACTATAAATTTATTCTTGTGAACTATGCCAACGGCGATATGGTGGGGCATACAGGGATTATGGACGCCGCTGTCAAGGCGTGCGAGGTTCTGGATGGGTGCCTTGCAAAGGTCGTAACTGCTGCCGGAGAAAAAGGATGGATTACGCTAATTACCGCGGATCACGGAAATATTGAGCAGATGATAGACTACGACACGAATGATGCCTATACAGCCCACACAACAAACCCTGTACCGTTTGTATTGATAGACAATGAGAGGAAAAATGTACGCTTAAGAAAAGGCGGCCTGTCCGATGTAGCCCCTACCATACTTGATTTAATGGGCATTGAAAAACCTAAAGATATGACAGGAAAATCACTGGTAAATTGCAGATAGAATTCCATTGCAATTTACGTTAAGAAATACTATAAACATAAGAAAATCACTATAAACAACATCTGGAGAAACATTTGAAAAGGCTATTATTAACCATTCTTTTAATCAGTTTTTACATTGAAGGCTGCGTAAGTGTAAATATCCCCGGACCAGGCCCCCTGACTGAGCATGTAGTAGGCGGCAAAGGGGCCGACAAGATCCTTATCATAGATATATCCGGGATTATTCTGGATAAGGAAGAAGAGAATTTTATGGGGTTTAAGACAACGCCGCGTCTGACTGCGAGGATAAGAGAAGAACTTGATAAGGCATCGGAGGATAATAGTGTCAAGGCTGTGGTTTTGAGGATAAACACACCCGGCGGCGCTGTAACTACCTGCGACATAATAAATCACGAGCTTAAAAACTTTAAGAAAAAAACCGGAAAGATTATTGTGTCTGAGTTTATGGATATAGCTGCATCAGGCGGATATTATATTGCGGCAGCCTCTGACAGGATAGTGGCGCATCCGACAAATATTACAGGCAGCATCGGTGTAGTAGCTTACAATATCAATGCCAGCGGCCTTCTTGAAAAGATAGGCATATCCAATGAAACCATAAAGTCAGGGGATAAAAAGGATATAGGCTCTCCATTAAGGCCGATAACATCTGAGGAAAGAGAGATTCTGCAGGGGATTATAGACAGCTTATACAAAAGGTTTCTTGATGTGGTTTCAGAGGGGAGAAAGGAAATTGCAAGAGAAGAGCTTAAAAGGATTGCAGACGGCAGGGTCTATACTGCTGAGCAGGCCCTTAAAATAAAACTCATTGACCATATAGGTTATCTTGACGATGCCATAGAGATTTCAAAAGGCATGGCAGGCATCAAAGATGCTACGATAATTACCTACGCAATGCCCAGTTCTTATAAAAGCAATATCTATGCTGCACAAAATATGCCCAATACCGTTAACCTTTTAAATATAGACGCAGGTGGTTTTATGGGGCTTCCTGGCATGAGATTTATGTACCTCTGGATGCAGTAAGAGGCACATCGGCTTACAGCAATCTGCTATCTACTGTCAGGGGTTTTAAAATTTTGCTTCCTGCAGTAGAGAAGAAACCAATCTTCAGAATTCCAAACAATTTAATTGCTCATCCGCGCCAGATAATGGAGGTAGACATAATGCCATGAAAATGCCTGTATTGTTCATAGGACACGGTTCGCCTATGAACGTCATGTTAAAAAATGATTTTACCCACAGCCTTGCTGAATTAGGGAAAAGCCTGCCAAGACCAACCGCGGTAATGGTTATTTCAGCGCACTGGTTGACAAGCGGCGCTACGCATGTTGGATGCATGACAAAACCGAGGACAATCTATGATTTTTATGGATTTCCTGATGAGCTGTATCAAATGGATTATCCGAGCCCTGGTTCACCCAGTGACGCCAAATTTGTCACCAAATTGATTAAGAAAGCGCCAGTAACGTGTAACAACGATTGGGGATTGGACCACGCCGCATGGGCGATTTTAAAACATATTTATCCAAAAGCAGACATTCCCGTATTTGAAATGAGTTTGGATTATTCTTTCAATGAATGGCGTCCTAAACCAATCCAGTATCATTATGATCTGGCCTCAGAGCTTGTGGAGTTAAGAAAAAGGGGCGTTCTGATTATCGGCAGCGGCAACATAGTGCACAACCTTGGCCTGATTAATTTCAAGGCTATGGGTGCAAAGCCATATGATTGGGCTGTTGAGTTTGATGAAGAGGTGAAATCAAACCTGCTCAGCGGAAATCATAAAGATTTGATAGATTATAAAACCATGGGCAGGGGCGCTTCCTTAGCGGTTCCTACGCTTGACCATTATTTACCCATGATATACGCGATTGCCTTACAGGAAAAAGGAGATGCTTTCAAATTCATTTTTGAAGGGTTTCAACATGCCTCAATATCCATGAGATGTTTTCAGATAGGATGAAGGCGGAGTATCGCAATGGCGCATTCACCAAATGCAGGCGTGTTAGAAAATAGCACGAAAATGCATCGAAGCCATTGAGGAGGCCGGGTAGTGCATCAGGGTTTGGGAGGTAGAATAGGTAGAAAAGGGGGCGGTTCTAATTAGTGAGCATGAACAACCGTCACTTTTACTTTTATTTCTTTTGTTTGCCTTTATTTGCCCTGTCTTACGCGATTAGCCTGAAGGAATTTGTGAGATTTGAGTAGTATGTTAAATATCTTGAAGAAAATAGAGAAAGGGGGTGAACGCAGGTTTGCTAAAAAGTCGTACAAAATTATTTAGTTCTGATAAGTAAGTAATCTAATATGAAAGGAGGAGAGCTATGAAAAATATTTTAAGCATATTATTTGCAGTAATCGTATTGGCTGGTCTTTCATCGGTGTCAATGGCGGAGGGTAAAGAGAAAGGCATAAAAACAAAATCCAAGGAGGAGCAGATAAAAATTGCGCAGAGTGCCGCACCTACAAATATCTCGAAAGATGCAACCATCATGATTTTTGGAGTGGATGGTAAGCTGGTGGAGGCAAAGAAAGGGACTAATGGTTTTACCTGCATTCCTGAGATTGAAGGTCAGGAGACGCCTGATCCGATATGCGTAGATCCGGCTGGCTGGCAGTGGCTGAGCGATGCTATGTTTGGTGCGGCAAAACCAACCAATACGGTGTCCGGTATTGCCTATATGGCCCGCGGGGGATGGCACTGGGAAAAGGACGGAAAGATTACCCCAACAACAAAGAGTGAACCTGGCGCAAAAAGAGTTAAGGAACCGCCTCATTGGATGGTGATGGGACCTTTTGATTCAAAGGCCAGCGGCCTGCCGTCACTACCGAGTAAGCTCGGTACTTATGTTATGTACGATGGTACTGCATACTCTCATTTGATGATTTATCAAGACCCGAATAAGATGAAATAAAGGAATATGAGGGCGTTAATAGTTGGGCTTTTGGCCTAATTTGAGAATGTTAAAAGCCCCATTGAGGTTTCAATGGGGCTTCGATTTTTCTGGCTCCCAGGGAGGGATTTGAACCCCCGACCCGGTGGTTAACAGCCACCTGCTCTGCCCCTGAGCTACCTGGGAATACGCAAACAATTCAAACCACAATATACTAATATTTCCATAAGGGAAAATCAAGCCATTTTACAAGTTAATTTTTTTATTTATGGGCAAGATGAATTTTAATACGGTCTATTCTCCTCTTTATTCCAAATACCTCCCCAAGAGGTTTTGTAAATCTTTTTCTCTCGTGCGGTTTTGAATATTTGATGTAGACTATGCCCATGCCTGCAACAAATGTCCCTCCAATAAGGTCGTTTATAAGATCCCACATCGTATTGTCAAGGCCGTTTTGCGTGTCTTTAGCAAATATCTTATCAACGGCAAATTCCCCTATTTCCCAAAACCCGCCGACTGCCATTGCAAATATGATTGTAAATAATCCGACAAACGGCAGCGTCAACCTGAGTTTTTTTGTGTAGTGGAGCGTATAGACAATCATGAATGCAAGCATGGAAATAACCGCTGTGCCGTAGATATGCAATATCTTGTCCCATACCCAGAGCCTGTCATAGAATTTTAACAAGTCACCGAAGAATGTATTCAAAAATATCATGAGGGTTATTAAGAGGTCTAATTCGAACGGAAGGGTTATGCGGTAATTTCTTTCAACAATGCTCGGCAGAAGCGATAGGATTATTGCAATGGCTGTTGCAAATCCAAAGAGATAGCTCCCTTTATAAATCACATAGGGGAGCATGCCTATCATTATAAATTTCATAAGCCAGGAAAGCGCAGTGCTTATGGAGATGTTAAGCCAGCCGTTGTTTCTCATTTTTTAAAAAGCTCTAATTCATTCTCAGAGTTTTCGCCTGCAACTTGCTTCTCCTCTTGCTCATGGTATTTCCCTTTATAGATATACCGCTCATACAGTTTATGATAGCTTGTCCAGTTGGAGGGCATCTCCTTTTCTTTTTCAATCAATGCCTGCATGGACTGAACCTTGGAATCCATATCGTCCAGATAATAGAGTATGATAGCCTCTATTGTCTTTGGTCTTTTGGGCGAGCCAAACTCAAGATAGCCGTGGTGGCTTAAGAGCATGTGTTTCAAAAGTAAGGCCGTTTCTTCCGGAAAATCAGATATACCCTCAAGTTTTTTATCTATTATGCCTATGCCGATAGTTATATGGCCGAGAAGCCTACCTTCATCCGAATAGTCGCATGCCCTTTCGAACCTGAGCTCATGTATCTTGCCTATGTCATGAAGAATAGCGCCTGCAAGTAGAAGGTCTTTATTTATATTCTGATAATGCTTTGTTACACCCTCAATAAGTCCACACAAAGAAAGTATATGCTCAAGAAGACCGCCGAGATATGCGTGGTGCATTGATTTTGCAGCAGGCGCAAGCTTAAGGAGATTTATAATTTCTTCATCTTCTAAGAAAGCGGTTAATAACTTTTTAATAGAATTATTCTTAATTCCGGTTACTATAGATTTAAGTTCTGCCATCATCTCATCCGGTTCTCTCCCGGATGCAGGCAAAAAATCTCTTACCGTCACCGTGTCTTCATCTGCCTTTGCAATATCTGATATATTTAGCTGAAGCCTGCCCTGATAGGCAATCGCCGAACCCTTTACCTTCACAA
Above is a window of Deltaproteobacteria bacterium DNA encoding:
- the gpmI gene encoding 2,3-bisphosphoglycerate-independent phosphoglycerate mutase — protein: MRPVILIVLDGWGINPQKKGNAQLLAKTPFISKIFKEYPHTELETSGLSVGLPKGQMGNSEVGHLTMGAGRIVYQELTRIDKEIETGAFFKNKTLLESMSAIKKKNSALHLMGLVSDGGVHSHINHLFTLLDMAKQNGLKKVFIHAFLDGRDTSPTSGKGYIEQLQAHLDKTGIGRIATISGRYYAMDRDNRWERVEKAYKALALGEGRLSANPVEAVLSAYEKGETDEFVMPAVIMSNNKPVAVIKDGDGIIFFNFRADRARELTRAFTQEGFKGFNRENKLNLSAYVCLTEYDATFNIPVAFPQQSLKNILGELLSKNNIKQLRIAETEKYAHITFFFNGGVEKPFLMEERVLIPSPRDVPTYDKKPEMSAYLVTDELEKRIKNGDYKFILVNYANGDMVGHTGIMDAAVKACEVLDGCLAKVVTAAGEKGWITLITADHGNIEQMIDYDTNDAYTAHTTNPVPFVLIDNERKNVRLRKGGLSDVAPTILDLMGIEKPKDMTGKSLVNCR
- the sppA gene encoding signal peptide peptidase SppA encodes the protein MKRLLLTILLISFYIEGCVSVNIPGPGPLTEHVVGGKGADKILIIDISGIILDKEEENFMGFKTTPRLTARIREELDKASEDNSVKAVVLRINTPGGAVTTCDIINHELKNFKKKTGKIIVSEFMDIAASGGYYIAAASDRIVAHPTNITGSIGVVAYNINASGLLEKIGISNETIKSGDKKDIGSPLRPITSEEREILQGIIDSLYKRFLDVVSEGRKEIAREELKRIADGRVYTAEQALKIKLIDHIGYLDDAIEISKGMAGIKDATIITYAMPSSYKSNIYAAQNMPNTVNLLNIDAGGFMGLPGMRFMYLWMQ
- the ygiD gene encoding 4,5-DOPA dioxygenase extradiol — its product is MKMPVLFIGHGSPMNVMLKNDFTHSLAELGKSLPRPTAVMVISAHWLTSGATHVGCMTKPRTIYDFYGFPDELYQMDYPSPGSPSDAKFVTKLIKKAPVTCNNDWGLDHAAWAILKHIYPKADIPVFEMSLDYSFNEWRPKPIQYHYDLASELVELRKRGVLIIGSGNIVHNLGLINFKAMGAKPYDWAVEFDEEVKSNLLSGNHKDLIDYKTMGRGASLAVPTLDHYLPMIYAIALQEKGDAFKFIFEGFQHASISMRCFQIG
- a CDS encoding HD domain-containing protein, which codes for MKKIFLKDVKEKDKFEDIFLVAKKEMGMSKTGKPYLNIKFMDRTGDMEARIWDDAEDLSKKFERNDFVKVKGSAIAYQGRLQLNISDIAKADEDTVTVRDFLPASGREPDEMMAELKSIVTGIKNNSIKKLLTAFLEDEEIINLLKLAPAAKSMHHAYLGGLLEHILSLCGLIEGVTKHYQNINKDLLLAGAILHDIGKIHELRFERACDYSDEGRLLGHITIGIGIIDKKLEGISDFPEETALLLKHMLLSHHGYLEFGSPKRPKTIEAIILYYLDDMDSKVQSMQALIEKEKEMPSNWTSYHKLYERYIYKGKYHEQEEKQVAGENSENELELFKK